Proteins encoded in a region of the Mycolicibacterium chitae genome:
- the glf gene encoding UDP-galactopyranose mutase — MTSPHPGRYDLFVVGSGFFGLTIAERVATQLGKRVLVVERRPHIGGNAYSEAEPETGIEVHKYGAHLFHTSNQRVWEYVRQFTDFTDYQHRVFAMHDGQAYQFPMGLGLVSQFFGRYFSPDEARALIAEQAAEIATADAQNLEEKAISLIGRPLYEAFVKHYTAKQWQTDPKELPAANITRLPVRYTFNNRYFNDTYEGLPVDGYTAWLENMAADERIEVRLDTDWFDVREQLRAENPEAPVVYTGPLDRYFDYAEGRLGWRTLDFELEVVPTGDFQGTSVMNYNDADVPYTRIHEFRHFHPERSYPTDKTVIMREYSRFADADDEPYYPINTDADRALLTAYRNRAKAETAAAKVLFGGRLGTYQYLDMHMAIASALNMYDNVLAPHLVDGAALTDESSTA, encoded by the coding sequence ATGACCTCTCCGCACCCTGGTCGCTATGACCTCTTTGTCGTCGGATCCGGCTTTTTCGGGCTGACGATCGCTGAGCGCGTGGCCACGCAGCTGGGTAAACGGGTACTCGTCGTCGAGCGGCGCCCCCATATAGGTGGAAACGCGTACTCCGAGGCCGAGCCGGAAACCGGCATCGAGGTCCACAAGTACGGCGCGCACCTGTTCCACACCTCCAACCAGCGGGTGTGGGAGTACGTGCGGCAGTTCACCGACTTCACCGACTACCAGCACCGCGTCTTCGCGATGCACGACGGGCAGGCCTATCAGTTCCCCATGGGGCTGGGCCTGGTGTCGCAGTTCTTCGGCCGCTACTTCAGCCCCGACGAGGCCCGCGCGCTGATCGCCGAGCAGGCCGCCGAGATCGCCACCGCCGACGCCCAGAACCTGGAAGAAAAGGCCATCTCGCTGATCGGCCGGCCGCTGTACGAGGCGTTCGTCAAGCACTACACCGCCAAGCAGTGGCAGACCGACCCCAAGGAACTGCCCGCGGCCAACATCACCCGGCTGCCGGTCCGCTACACGTTCAACAACCGCTACTTCAATGACACCTACGAGGGCCTGCCCGTCGACGGCTACACCGCCTGGCTGGAGAACATGGCCGCCGACGAGCGCATCGAGGTGCGGCTGGACACCGACTGGTTCGACGTCCGCGAGCAACTGCGCGCCGAGAACCCCGAGGCCCCGGTGGTCTACACCGGACCGCTGGACCGCTACTTCGACTACGCCGAGGGCCGGCTGGGCTGGCGCACGCTGGACTTCGAGCTCGAGGTGGTGCCGACCGGCGATTTCCAGGGCACCTCGGTGATGAACTACAACGACGCGGACGTGCCCTACACCCGCATCCACGAGTTCCGGCACTTCCATCCGGAGCGGTCCTACCCGACCGACAAGACCGTGATCATGCGCGAGTACTCCCGCTTCGCCGACGCCGACGACGAGCCGTACTACCCGATCAACACCGACGCCGACCGGGCGTTGCTGACGGCGTATCGCAATCGCGCCAAGGCCGAGACCGCGGCAGCAAAGGTGCTGTTCGGTGGCCGCCTGGGTACCTACCAGTACCTCGACATGCACATGGCCATCGCCAGTGCGCTCAACATGTACGACAACGTCCTGGCGCCGCACCTGGTCGACGGCGCCGCACTGACAGACGAAAGCAGTACCGCATGA
- a CDS encoding glycosyltransferase — MSDIPSGPLDAAESRAVSLLSRIILPRPGEPLDVRKLYIEESATNARRAHAPTRTSLEIGRDSEVSFATYFNAFPASYWRRWSTLESVVLRVELTGSGRVDVYRTKATGARITVGGAPVSSPDPSTPAGSDVGGPRARGTTPLAEPAWTEFEIGLDPFEDGGWIWFDITTDSDVTVHSAGWYAPVPAPGRANIAVGIPTFNRPSDCVNALAALTSDPLVDNVIGAVIVSDQGNKKAVDHPDFAAAAAPLNDRLTIHNQPNLGGSGGYSRVMYEALKNTDCEQILFMDDDIRIEPDSILRALALNRFAKSPTIVGGQMLNLQEPSHLHVMGEVVDRSNFMWTNAPYTDYDHDFAKFPLADEEERSKLLHRRIDVDYNGWWMCMIPRAVAEELGQPLPLFIKWDDAEYGLRAAEHGYGTVTMPGTAIWHMAWSDKDDAIDWQAYFHLRNRLVVSALHWDGDVKGLLKSSLKATAKHLLCLEYSTVAIQNQAIEDFLAGPERIFSILESALPDVHRMRKQFPDAVPLPGATSLPSPSGRRSVNRPPVSLPAIGLTLARGVIHQLKKENPEHHVRPELNVATQDARWFLLCRVDGVTVTTADGRGVVYRQRDRDKMFGLLRASLRQHIRLARKYNTMRRVYRAALPTLTSKQKWESVLLEPSPETSNA; from the coding sequence ATGAGTGACATCCCCTCCGGCCCGCTCGACGCAGCGGAGTCCCGGGCGGTGAGCCTGCTGTCCCGGATCATCCTGCCGCGCCCCGGCGAACCGCTGGACGTGCGCAAGCTCTACATCGAGGAATCCGCCACCAACGCCCGCCGCGCGCACGCCCCGACCCGCACCTCGCTGGAGATCGGCCGCGACTCCGAGGTGTCCTTCGCGACCTACTTCAACGCGTTCCCGGCCAGCTACTGGCGACGGTGGTCGACCCTGGAGTCGGTGGTGCTGCGCGTCGAGTTGACCGGCTCGGGCCGCGTCGACGTCTACCGCACCAAGGCCACCGGCGCCCGCATCACCGTCGGCGGCGCCCCGGTGTCTAGCCCGGACCCGTCGACCCCCGCTGGGTCCGATGTCGGCGGGCCTCGTGCTCGCGGAACTACACCGCTCGCCGAACCCGCCTGGACCGAGTTCGAGATCGGCCTGGATCCCTTCGAGGACGGCGGCTGGATTTGGTTCGACATCACCACCGATTCCGATGTCACCGTGCACAGCGCGGGCTGGTACGCCCCGGTGCCCGCCCCGGGCCGGGCCAACATCGCCGTGGGCATCCCGACCTTCAACCGCCCCTCGGACTGCGTCAACGCCCTGGCCGCGCTGACCTCGGATCCGTTGGTGGACAATGTGATCGGTGCGGTGATCGTCTCCGATCAGGGCAACAAGAAGGCCGTCGACCATCCGGACTTCGCGGCCGCCGCGGCCCCGCTGAATGATCGCCTGACCATCCACAACCAGCCGAATCTCGGCGGGTCGGGCGGCTACAGCCGGGTGATGTACGAGGCGCTGAAGAACACCGACTGCGAACAGATCCTGTTCATGGACGACGACATCCGCATCGAGCCGGACTCGATCCTGCGGGCGCTGGCGCTGAACCGATTCGCCAAGTCGCCGACCATCGTCGGCGGGCAGATGCTCAATCTGCAGGAGCCCTCGCACCTGCACGTGATGGGCGAGGTGGTCGACCGCTCCAACTTCATGTGGACGAATGCGCCCTACACCGATTACGACCACGACTTCGCGAAGTTCCCGCTGGCCGACGAGGAAGAGCGCAGCAAGCTGCTGCACCGGCGCATCGACGTCGACTACAACGGCTGGTGGATGTGCATGATCCCGCGGGCCGTCGCCGAGGAACTCGGTCAGCCGCTGCCGCTGTTCATCAAGTGGGACGACGCCGAATACGGTTTGCGCGCAGCCGAACACGGCTACGGCACCGTCACCATGCCGGGCACCGCGATCTGGCACATGGCGTGGAGCGACAAGGACGACGCCATCGACTGGCAGGCCTACTTCCACCTGCGCAACCGGCTGGTGGTCTCGGCGCTGCACTGGGACGGCGACGTCAAGGGGCTGCTGAAGAGCTCGCTGAAGGCGACCGCGAAACACCTGCTGTGCCTGGAGTATTCGACGGTCGCCATCCAGAACCAGGCCATCGAGGACTTCCTGGCCGGACCGGAGCGCATCTTCTCCATCCTCGAGTCGGCGCTGCCGGACGTGCACCGGATGCGCAAGCAGTTCCCCGACGCCGTCCCACTGCCGGGCGCCACCTCGCTGCCCAGCCCGTCGGGCCGCCGATCGGTCAACCGGCCGCCGGTGTCGTTGCCCGCCATCGGTCTGACGTTGGCGCGCGGCGTCATTCACCAGCTGAAGAAGGAAAACCCGGAGCATCACGTGCGCCCCGAGTTGAACGTGGCCACCCAGGATGCGCGCTGGTTCCTGCTGTGCCGGGTCGACGGGGTCACGGTCACCACGGCCGACGGTCGCGGCGTGGTCTACCGGCAGCGCGACCGGGACAAGATGTTCGGCCTGCTGCGGGCCTCGCTGCGTCAGCACATCCGACTGGCCCGCAAGTACAACACCATGCGTCGGGTCTACCGGGCGGCACTGCCGACGTTGACCAGCAAGCAGAAGTGGGAGTCGGTACTGCTGGAACCCAGCCCGGAAACCAGCAATGCCTGA
- a CDS encoding phosphatase PAP2 family protein, which translates to MPEPQWRAATPADAPPPTREEIALIAVQGALAGRPGVLRIARAMSHFGEHSLGWVAVAAAGALANPRRRREWVTAGAGAFLAHAAAVVIKRVVRRTRPSHPGIAVNVGTPSRLSFPSAHATSTTAAAVLLGRVTGAPLPALLVPPMALSRMVLGVHYPSDVATGIVVGALVAKGTEAVSVRLDRRHRGDR; encoded by the coding sequence ATGCCTGAACCGCAGTGGCGCGCGGCCACGCCCGCCGACGCGCCCCCGCCCACCCGCGAGGAGATCGCGCTCATCGCGGTGCAGGGCGCGCTGGCGGGTAGGCCCGGCGTACTGCGCATCGCGCGGGCCATGTCGCACTTCGGCGAGCACAGCCTGGGCTGGGTGGCCGTCGCGGCCGCGGGCGCGCTGGCCAACCCGCGCCGCCGTCGGGAGTGGGTCACCGCCGGTGCGGGCGCATTCCTCGCGCACGCCGCCGCCGTCGTCATCAAACGGGTGGTCCGCCGCACCCGGCCGTCGCATCCGGGCATCGCCGTGAACGTGGGCACGCCGAGTCGGCTCAGCTTCCCGTCGGCGCACGCCACCTCCACCACCGCCGCGGCCGTGCTGCTCGGCCGGGTCACCGGCGCGCCGCTGCCCGCGCTGCTGGTGCCGCCGATGGCGTTGTCGCGCATGGTGCTCGGCGTGCACTACCCCTCCGACGTCGCCACCGGGATCGTGGTCGGCGCGCTCGTGGCCAAGGGCACCGAGGCTGTTTCGGTCCGGTTGGACCGCCGTCACAGAGGAGATCGATGA
- a CDS encoding decaprenyl-phosphate phosphoribosyltransferase, which translates to MTETPAVAGPPKSLPAGVVKALRPRQWVKNLLVLAAPLAALGGEVEYDYSFVLTRVAIAFAVFSMAASCIYLVNDARDVEADRQHPTKRFRPIAAGVVPEGLAYGLAAVLGVAALAISWFVEPNLAVVIGAYLAIQLAYCFGLKHLAVIDICIVSSAYLIRAIAGAAAAQIPLSQWFLLVMAFGSLFMAAGKRYAELQLAERTGAKIRKSLESYTSSYLRFVWTLAGTAVVLCYGLWAFERDGNEGSWFAVSMIPFTIAILRYAVDIDGGIAGEPEDIALRDRVLQFLAVAWIGTVGAAVIFG; encoded by the coding sequence ATGACTGAGACGCCCGCGGTCGCCGGCCCACCGAAATCCCTGCCCGCCGGCGTCGTCAAGGCGCTGCGGCCGCGGCAGTGGGTGAAGAACCTGCTGGTGCTCGCCGCACCGCTGGCCGCGCTCGGCGGCGAGGTCGAGTACGACTACAGCTTCGTGCTGACCCGGGTGGCCATCGCGTTCGCGGTGTTCAGCATGGCGGCGTCGTGCATCTACCTGGTCAACGACGCCCGCGATGTCGAGGCCGACCGCCAGCATCCCACCAAGCGCTTCCGCCCGATCGCCGCCGGGGTGGTCCCGGAGGGGCTGGCCTACGGGCTGGCCGCGGTCCTCGGGGTGGCCGCGCTGGCCATCTCCTGGTTCGTCGAGCCCAACCTGGCCGTGGTCATCGGCGCCTACCTGGCCATCCAGCTGGCGTACTGCTTCGGCCTCAAACACCTGGCCGTGATCGACATCTGCATCGTGTCGTCGGCCTATCTGATCCGCGCGATCGCCGGCGCCGCGGCCGCGCAAATCCCACTGTCGCAATGGTTCCTGTTGGTGATGGCCTTCGGTTCGCTGTTCATGGCGGCCGGCAAGCGCTACGCCGAACTGCAGCTGGCCGAGCGCACCGGGGCCAAGATCCGCAAGTCCCTGGAGAGCTACACCAGCAGCTACCTGCGCTTCGTGTGGACGCTGGCGGGCACCGCGGTGGTGCTCTGCTACGGGCTGTGGGCCTTCGAGCGCGACGGCAACGAGGGCTCGTGGTTCGCGGTGTCGATGATCCCGTTCACCATCGCGATCCTGCGCTACGCCGTCGACATCGACGGCGGCATCGCCGGTGAGCCCGAGGACATCGCACTGCGGGACCGGGTGCTGCAGTTCCTTGCGGTGGCGTGGATCGGAACAGTCGGTGCCGCGGTCATCTTCGGCTGA
- the zomB gene encoding flagellar motor control protein ZomB produces the protein MSPKEPVSPKQPPSRPPLLPDFPLPGSARISLWCSLLVVAVLFGWGAWRRRWIADDGLIVLRTIRNLLAGNGPVFNAGERIEANTSTLWTYVMYLGGLLGGPVRLEYVALAVALSLSVTGVVLLMLGAARLYAPSLRGRSALLLPAGALVYIAIPPARDFATSGLENGMVLTYVGLLWWMLVCWSQGLRTQRRASLWSTGGPGFLGALAFVAGLSVLVRPELALIGVGVLLLLLLTARDWGRRLLIVVAGGLVPVAYQIFRMGYYALLVPGTAVAKEASGSRWEQGFLYLANFNNPYLLWIPAVLLIALGLLLVATHTRPWWVNHEVIGEHSRLVRTLQSPPAVVAFFTLSGLIQAVYWIRQGGDFMHGRVLLTPLFCMLAPVAVIPIVKPDGTRFSREAGYLLAGAMTVLWGSVVAWALWAANSPGMGYDATRVTYSGIVDEREFYSQATGHDHPLTAADYLDYPRMRAVLVAIRNTPDGALLLPSGNYDQWDVVPAYPPPLPPPLPGEAPRNPETVPHTVFFTNLGMLGMNVGLDVRVLDQIGLANPLAMHSDRLEDGRIGHDKNLFPDWAVAEGPFLKEPPYIPAYLDEGWIRQAEAALQCPATEAMLKSIREPLGPRKFLSNVLRAYDYTQYRLDRVPMYELRRCGLESPELPEPPYTGLPATGP, from the coding sequence GTGTCGCCCAAGGAGCCGGTGTCGCCCAAGCAGCCGCCGTCGCGGCCCCCGCTGCTCCCGGATTTCCCGCTGCCCGGCTCGGCCCGGATCAGCCTGTGGTGCAGCCTGCTGGTGGTCGCGGTGTTGTTCGGCTGGGGCGCGTGGCGGCGTCGCTGGATCGCCGATGACGGCCTGATCGTCCTGCGCACCATCCGAAACCTGTTGGCGGGCAACGGGCCGGTGTTCAACGCCGGCGAGCGGATCGAGGCCAACACCTCCACGCTGTGGACCTACGTGATGTACCTGGGCGGCCTCCTCGGCGGCCCGGTGCGCCTCGAGTACGTGGCGCTGGCCGTCGCGCTGAGCCTGTCGGTCACCGGCGTGGTGCTGCTCATGCTCGGCGCCGCGCGGCTCTACGCGCCCAGCCTGCGGGGCCGCAGCGCGCTGCTGCTGCCGGCCGGTGCGCTGGTCTACATCGCCATCCCGCCGGCCCGCGACTTCGCGACCTCGGGCCTGGAGAACGGCATGGTGCTGACCTACGTCGGTCTGCTGTGGTGGATGTTGGTCTGCTGGTCGCAGGGGCTGCGCACGCAGCGACGCGCATCGCTGTGGAGCACAGGCGGCCCGGGATTCCTTGGCGCGCTGGCCTTTGTCGCGGGGCTGAGCGTGCTGGTGCGCCCCGAACTCGCGCTGATCGGCGTCGGCGTCCTGCTGCTGTTGTTGCTGACCGCCCGCGACTGGGGCCGGCGGCTGCTGATCGTGGTGGCCGGCGGGCTGGTTCCGGTCGCCTACCAGATCTTCCGGATGGGCTACTACGCGCTGCTGGTGCCCGGCACCGCGGTGGCCAAGGAGGCCTCCGGGTCGCGGTGGGAGCAGGGCTTCCTGTACCTGGCGAACTTCAACAACCCGTACCTGCTGTGGATTCCGGCGGTGCTGCTGATCGCGCTCGGCCTGCTGCTGGTGGCCACCCACACCCGGCCCTGGTGGGTCAACCACGAGGTCATCGGGGAGCACAGCCGACTGGTCCGCACCCTGCAGAGCCCGCCCGCGGTGGTGGCCTTCTTCACCCTCAGCGGTCTGATCCAGGCGGTGTACTGGATCCGCCAGGGTGGCGACTTCATGCACGGCCGGGTGCTGCTGACCCCGCTGTTCTGCATGCTGGCCCCGGTCGCGGTGATCCCGATCGTCAAGCCTGACGGCACCCGATTCTCCAGGGAGGCAGGCTATCTGCTGGCCGGGGCCATGACGGTGCTGTGGGGTTCGGTGGTGGCCTGGGCGCTGTGGGCCGCGAACTCGCCGGGGATGGGTTACGACGCCACCCGGGTCACCTACTCCGGGATCGTCGACGAGCGCGAGTTCTACTCGCAGGCCACCGGCCACGACCATCCGCTGACCGCCGCCGATTATCTGGACTATCCGCGGATGCGCGCGGTGCTGGTGGCGATCCGTAACACTCCCGACGGGGCGCTGCTGCTGCCGTCGGGCAACTACGACCAGTGGGACGTCGTCCCGGCCTACCCGCCGCCGCTGCCCCCGCCGCTTCCCGGCGAGGCGCCGCGCAACCCCGAAACCGTGCCGCACACAGTGTTTTTCACCAACCTCGGCATGCTCGGCATGAATGTGGGTCTCGACGTCCGGGTGCTCGACCAGATCGGCCTGGCCAATCCGCTGGCCATGCACTCCGATCGGCTCGAGGACGGCCGGATCGGCCACGACAAGAACCTCTTCCCGGACTGGGCCGTGGCTGAGGGCCCGTTCCTCAAGGAACCGCCCTACATCCCGGCCTACCTGGACGAGGGTTGGATCCGGCAGGCCGAGGCCGCACTGCAGTGTCCGGCCACCGAGGCCATGCTCAAGTCGATCAGGGAACCGCTGGGCCCGCGCAAGTTCCTGTCCAACGTGCTGCGCGCCTACGACTACACCCAGTACCGCCTCGACCGGGTACCGATGTACGAACTGCGGCGCTGCGGACTCGAGAGCCCGGAGTTGCCCGAACCGCCGTACACGGGCCTGCCGGCCACCGGCCCCTGA
- a CDS encoding alpha/beta hydrolase, whose protein sequence is MTAARRLLATMAAVLTVPALSVLVSGVPTAGAFSRAGLPVEYLSVYSPAMGRDIQVQFQGGGSRAVYLLDGLRAQDDYSGWDINTAVFEWFHDSGVSTVLPVGGQSSFYSDWYSPSNFNNQTYTYKWETFLTRELPAYLAANQGVSPSGNAVVGLSMSGGAALILAAYHPGQFRYAASLSGFLNPSTPFMKQAIRVAMLDAGGYNVDNMWGPPWNKAWQRNDPVEQVQTLVNNGTRLWIYCAPGGSTDLDENADPNQALNATSLETLAIGSNRRFEEKYAAAGGTNATFDFPAAGNHSWAYWGQQLQAMKPDLIATLNG, encoded by the coding sequence ATGACGGCTGCGCGCCGACTGCTGGCCACGATGGCCGCGGTGCTGACCGTTCCCGCGTTGTCGGTGCTGGTCAGTGGCGTTCCGACGGCCGGCGCATTCTCCCGCGCGGGGCTACCCGTGGAGTACCTGTCGGTGTATTCGCCGGCCATGGGCCGCGACATCCAGGTGCAGTTCCAGGGCGGCGGATCCCGCGCGGTCTATCTGCTCGACGGTCTGCGCGCCCAGGACGACTACAGCGGCTGGGACATCAACACCGCGGTCTTCGAGTGGTTCCACGACTCCGGCGTCTCGACCGTGCTCCCGGTGGGTGGACAGTCCAGCTTCTACAGCGACTGGTACTCGCCGTCGAACTTCAACAACCAGACCTACACCTACAAATGGGAGACTTTCCTCACTCGCGAGTTGCCCGCCTACCTGGCCGCCAACCAGGGGGTTTCGCCCAGCGGGAACGCCGTCGTCGGATTGTCGATGTCCGGTGGGGCCGCCCTGATCCTGGCGGCCTACCACCCCGGGCAGTTCCGGTACGCGGCCTCGCTGTCGGGGTTCCTCAACCCGTCGACCCCGTTCATGAAGCAGGCGATCCGGGTGGCGATGCTCGACGCCGGCGGTTACAACGTCGACAACATGTGGGGCCCGCCGTGGAACAAGGCCTGGCAGCGCAACGACCCGGTGGAGCAGGTCCAGACCCTGGTCAACAACGGCACTCGGCTGTGGATCTATTGCGCGCCAGGCGGTTCCACGGATCTCGACGAGAACGCCGATCCGAACCAGGCGCTGAACGCCACGAGTTTGGAGACCCTGGCGATCGGCAGCAACCGGCGCTTCGAAGAGAAGTACGCGGCCGCCGGGGGTACCAACGCGACCTTCGACTTTCCCGCGGCCGGCAACCATTCCTGGGCCTACTGGGGCCAGCAGTTGCAGGCCATGAAGCCAGATCTGATCGCGACGCTCAATGGTTGA
- a CDS encoding esterase family protein → MKFVEKMRGAWGRRLAAGAAAAALLPGLIGFAGSTATAGAFSRPGLPVEYLDVPSAGMGRDIRVQFQSGGENSPAVYLLDGLRAQDDFNGWDINTAAFEWYHGSGLSVVMPVGGQSSFYSDWYKPACGNNGCTTYKWETFLTQELPAYLATKGVDNSRTAAVGLSMAGSAALTLAIWHPGQFQYAASLSGYLNLSEGWWPMLVNLSMGDAGGYDANDMWGRTQDPDNAWERNDPMVNIDRLVANNTRIWIFCGNGKPAEVNGNIAGNNFNAKFLESFTLRTNKTFKDNYIAAGGTNGVFNFPEGGTHDWPYWGQQLQAMKPDIQRVLGAVPQDPAALAAAETDAATAEPVGAGG, encoded by the coding sequence ATGAAGTTTGTCGAGAAGATGCGCGGTGCGTGGGGGCGCCGCCTCGCAGCCGGAGCCGCCGCAGCGGCCCTGCTGCCCGGTCTGATCGGCTTCGCCGGTTCCACCGCGACCGCCGGGGCGTTCTCCCGGCCGGGTCTGCCGGTGGAATACCTGGATGTGCCGTCGGCCGGAATGGGCCGCGACATCCGTGTCCAGTTCCAGAGCGGCGGCGAGAACTCCCCGGCGGTCTATCTGCTCGACGGCCTGCGCGCGCAGGACGACTTCAACGGCTGGGACATCAACACCGCCGCGTTCGAGTGGTACCACGGCTCCGGCCTGTCGGTCGTGATGCCGGTCGGCGGCCAGTCCAGCTTCTACTCCGACTGGTACAAGCCGGCCTGCGGCAACAACGGCTGCACCACCTACAAGTGGGAGACCTTCCTGACCCAGGAGCTCCCGGCGTACCTGGCCACCAAGGGTGTGGACAACAGCCGCACCGCCGCGGTGGGCCTGTCGATGGCCGGTTCGGCCGCGCTGACCCTGGCGATCTGGCACCCCGGACAGTTCCAGTACGCCGCGTCGCTGTCGGGTTACCTGAACCTGTCCGAGGGCTGGTGGCCCATGCTGGTCAACCTCTCGATGGGTGACGCCGGCGGCTACGACGCCAACGACATGTGGGGCCGTACTCAGGATCCGGACAACGCCTGGGAGCGCAACGACCCGATGGTCAACATCGACCGCCTGGTGGCCAACAACACCCGCATCTGGATCTTCTGCGGTAACGGCAAGCCGGCCGAGGTCAACGGCAACATCGCGGGCAACAACTTCAACGCGAAGTTCCTCGAGAGCTTCACGCTGCGCACCAACAAGACGTTCAAGGACAACTACATCGCTGCCGGCGGCACCAACGGTGTCTTCAACTTCCCGGAGGGCGGCACGCACGACTGGCCGTACTGGGGACAGCAGCTGCAGGCGATGAAGCCGGACATCCAGCGCGTGCTGGGTGCCGTCCCGCAGGACCCGGCCGCGCTCGCCGCCGCCGAGACCGACGCGGCGACCGCTGAGCCGGTCGGCGCGGGCGGCTGA
- a CDS encoding alpha/beta hydrolase-fold protein produces the protein MWAAIMRLMCAAVLAVGLWGVGTAHGTPGTAHAEGVEYLQVPSAAMGRDIPVAFQAGGPHAVFLLDAFNAAPDVSNWVTVGNGMNALAGKGVSVAAPAGGAFSLYTNWEQDGSKQWETFLSTELPDWLAANKGLSPTGHGIVGAAQGGTAAVTLAAFYPNRFRYAGSLSGFMNPSNTFLNGAIQEGMMRFGGADANRMWGPAQLGRWKWHDPTVHSQLLIDNNTRLWVYSPQTLTASDPAAMIGYADQAQGSNRSFYSAYRANGGSNGHFDFPTSGDHGWGSWAPQLGAMSNDIAAAIG, from the coding sequence ATGTGGGCGGCGATCATGCGCCTGATGTGCGCGGCGGTCCTGGCGGTGGGGCTGTGGGGTGTGGGCACCGCCCACGGCACACCCGGCACCGCGCACGCCGAGGGCGTCGAGTACCTGCAGGTGCCGTCGGCGGCGATGGGCCGCGACATCCCCGTGGCGTTCCAGGCCGGCGGACCGCACGCGGTCTTCCTGCTCGACGCGTTCAACGCCGCCCCCGACGTCTCCAACTGGGTGACCGTCGGCAACGGCATGAACGCCCTGGCGGGCAAGGGCGTCTCGGTCGCCGCGCCGGCCGGCGGCGCGTTCAGCCTCTACACCAACTGGGAGCAGGACGGCAGCAAGCAGTGGGAGACGTTCCTGAGCACGGAACTGCCCGACTGGCTGGCCGCCAACAAGGGCCTGTCGCCCACCGGACACGGCATCGTCGGCGCCGCCCAGGGCGGCACCGCCGCGGTGACGTTGGCCGCCTTCTACCCGAACCGGTTCCGCTACGCGGGCTCGCTGTCGGGCTTCATGAACCCGTCCAACACGTTCCTCAACGGCGCCATCCAGGAGGGCATGATGCGCTTCGGCGGCGCGGACGCCAACCGGATGTGGGGCCCGGCCCAGCTGGGCCGCTGGAAGTGGCACGACCCCACCGTGCACTCGCAGTTGCTGATCGACAACAACACCCGGTTGTGGGTCTACTCGCCCCAGACGCTGACCGCCAGCGACCCCGCGGCGATGATCGGCTACGCCGACCAGGCCCAGGGCAGCAACCGGTCCTTCTACTCGGCCTACCGCGCCAACGGCGGCTCCAACGGCCACTTCGACTTCCCGACCAGTGGCGACCACGGCTGGGGCTCGTGGGCCCCGCAGTTGGGCGCGATGTCCAACGACATCGCCGCAGCAATCGGCTAG
- a CDS encoding DUF732 domain-containing protein, which translates to MLQRTRWFLPGRTPWLTASSALIAATTAATVCACSPGETVMTSSVAPQDPGVGSVGQPNTDTLATTDEQREFLAALTKAGVHPSSELMALSIGSYICQAHGAGQSDQAVRDFVLPLIRGDLRDAQPDVAATAMTNQVDAVTSAYMRIATDRLC; encoded by the coding sequence GTGTTGCAGCGGACCAGGTGGTTTCTCCCAGGGCGGACGCCCTGGCTGACGGCATCGTCGGCGTTGATCGCCGCGACGACCGCCGCCACGGTGTGTGCTTGCTCACCCGGCGAGACCGTGATGACGTCCTCGGTGGCCCCGCAGGATCCCGGCGTCGGTTCGGTGGGCCAGCCGAACACCGACACCCTCGCCACGACGGACGAGCAGCGGGAGTTCCTGGCGGCCCTGACGAAGGCCGGCGTGCACCCGTCAAGTGAGCTCATGGCGCTGTCGATAGGCTCCTACATCTGTCAGGCACATGGTGCGGGGCAAAGCGATCAGGCGGTACGCGATTTCGTACTGCCGCTGATCCGCGGCGACCTGCGCGACGCGCAACCCGACGTTGCGGCTACGGCGATGACCAACCAGGTCGACGCCGTGACGTCTGCCTACATGCGCATCGCAACCGAC